A genomic window from Ananas comosus cultivar F153 linkage group 22, ASM154086v1, whole genome shotgun sequence includes:
- the LOC109727203 gene encoding uncharacterized protein LOC109727203 isoform X1, producing the protein MACTTTFHFPCARSTSPSFNFNQYNPSNPSSATPHSRTKTSVKSRASAFPTGSIRLELDENPEGIISGEWPENFSLLSYDDLRVYLESQAPSENDQSRRLAVLSSVMSSPVWTAKAEQTLEEINHHFDCISGIPVVDGELQCVGIISKKDKAKASNGLRTRIGEMMTTPVITLPAEKTVTDAAALMLKRKIHRIPIVNDKNQVIGEFVYGYRDQTCYYDVTWPIVFSSKSNQVIGIVTRTDVLRGLEALLV; encoded by the exons ATGGCGTGCACCACCACATTCCATTTCCCTTGTGCAAGATCCACCTCCCCCTCGTTTAATTTCAATCAGTACAACCCTAGCAACCCGAGCTCCGCGACGCCGCACTCGCGTACCAAAACATCGGTAAAGAGCCGAGCGTCGGCGTTTCCGACCGGGAGTATTCGGCTGGAGCTCGACGAGAATCCGGAGGGAATTATCTCGGGCGAATGGCCGGAGAACTTCTCCCTCCTCAGCTACGATGACCTCCGAGTCTATCTCGAGTCCCAGGCCCCAAGTGAGAATGATCAG TCGCGGCGGTTGGCGGTTCTTAGTTCGGTCATGTCGAGTCCGGTATGGACGGCTAAGGCGGAGCAGACACTTGAGGAGATCAACCATCACTTCGACTGCATCTCGGGGATTCCGGTGGTCGACGGCGAGCTGCAATGTGTTGGAATCATCTCCAAGAAAGACAAGGCTAAAGCCTCAAATGGg TTGAGAACAAGAATTGGTGAGATGATGACAACTCCTGTAATCACTTTACCTGCTGAGAAAACTGTCACGG ATGCTGCAGCTCTAATGCTCAAGAGGAAGATCCATAGGATACCAATAGTAAATGATAAAAACCAAGTCATAGGTGAGTTTGTGTATGGATACAGAGATCAAACTTGTTATTATGACGTTACTTGGCCAATAgttttttcatcaaaatcaaaCCAAGTCATAG GTATAGTTACGCGCACCGATGTTCTGCGAGGGCTTGAAGCCTTGCTGGTGTAG
- the LOC109727200 gene encoding alcohol dehydrogenase 1-like isoform X2, producing the protein MAATAGRVIPCKAAVAWEAGKPLVIERVEVAPPQAMEVRVKIKYTSLCHTDLYFWEAKGQNPLFPRIFGHEAAGIVESVGEGVTDLKKGDHVLPVFTGECKECAHCKSEESNMCDLLRINTDRGVMLSDGNARFFKNGSPIYHFLGTSTFSEYTVIHSGCLAKIDPSAPLDKVCVLSCGISTGLGATLNVAKPKKGSTVAVFGLGAVGLAAAEGARIAGASRIIGVDLNPNRFSEAKKFGVTDFVNPKDHGKPVQEVIAEMTNGGVDRSIECTGNINAMISAFECVHDGWGVAVLVGVPSKDDSFKTKPINFLNERTLKGTFFGNYKPRTDLPKVVDMYMKKQLEVEKFITHRLPFSDINKAFDYMINGEGLRCIISLDE; encoded by the exons ATGGCGGCCACTGCTGGACGTGTTATTCCCTGCAagg CGGCGGTGGCGTGGGAGGCGGGGAAGCCGCTGGTGATAGAGCGGGTGGAGGTGGCGCCGCCGCAGGCGATGGAGGTGAGGGTGAAGATCAAGTACACCTCCCTCTGCCACACCGATCTCTACTTCTGGGAAGCCAAG GGGCAAAATCCACTATTTCCGCGCATATTCGGCCATGAAGCAGCAGG AATTGTGGAGAGTGTCGGTGAAGGCGTGACGGATCTTAAAAAGGGAGATCACGTACTTCCCGTCTTCACCGGAGAATGCAAGGAGTGCGCGCACTGCAAGTCGGAGGAGAGCAACATGTGCGACCTTCTTAGAATCAACACCGATCGGGGCGTGATGCTTAGCGACGGCAATGCACGGTTCTTCAAGAACGGGAGTCCCATATATCACTTTCTTGGCACATCCACCTTCAGTGAATACACAGTCATCCACTCCGGCTGCCTCGCCAAGATCGACCCCTCCGCTCCGCTCGACAAAGTCTGCGTTCTCAGCTGCGGCATATCAACAG GTTTGGGGGCTACTCTGAATGTTGCTAAACCAAAGAAGGGCTCGACAGTCGCGGTATTTGGGCTGGGAGCTGTGGGTCTTGCA GCTGCGGAAGGTGCAAGAATTGCTGGAGCATCTAGAATCATCGGTGTTGATTTGAATCCCAACAGATTCAGCGAAG CCAAGAAATTTGGTGTCACGGATTTCGTCAATCCAAAGGATCATGGCAAACCTGTGCAAGAG GTCATTGCAGAGATGACCAATGGCGGAGTTGACAGGAGTATCGAGTGCACGGGCAACATCAATGCAATGATATCTGCTTTTGAATGTGTTCATGAT GGTTGGGGTGTTGCTGTACTTGTCGGAGTGCCCAGCAAAGATGACTCGTTCAAGACTAAGCCGATAAATTTCCTGAACGAGAGGACTCTGAAAGGAACCTTCTTTGGAAACTACAAGCCTCGAACAGATCTCCCCAAAGTTGTCGATATGTACATGAAGAAG CAACTGGAAGTGGAGAAGTTCATCACTCATAGACTGCCGTTCTCAGATATCAACAAGGCATTTGACTACATGATCAACGGCGAAGGCCTTCGTTGCATCATCAGTTTAGATGAATAG
- the LOC109727202 gene encoding uncharacterized protein LOC109727202 gives MATAAIGAHLLPLFPRPSRVLFGHRSFAATPIPAHRASPLTQLRRSWPSKSNPSSRFSPVVASQSNFFRVVRAAWRVSKDVIEAGTSFVPAAVPRPVARVSVAVVAVTVALFLLKSFLSTAFFVLAMMALIYFVFVAFNTDEVSGGSGGSESTTSTEETLEEARRIMEKYK, from the exons ATGGCCACCGCCGCCATTGGAGCCCACCTCCTCCCCCTTTTCCCTCGCCCTAGCCGCGTCCTCTTCGGCCACCGATCCTTCGCCGCCACCCCCATCCCCGCCCATCGCGCGTCGCCATTAACGCAGCTTCGGAGGAGTTGGCCCTCCAAATCTAATCCCTCCTCGCGCTTCTCCCCTGTTGTTGCCTCCCAATCCAACTTCTTCAGAG TTGTTCGGGCAGCATGGAGGGTCAGTAAGGATGTAATCGAGGCAGGAACCAGTTTTGTGCCT GCTGCAGTTCCAAGACCAGTAGCCAGGGTTAGTGTTGCTGTTGTTGCAGTAACCGTTGCCCTCTTTCTACTAAAATCGTTCCTCTCCACCGCGTTCTTCGTATTG GCTATGATGGCACTCATATATTTCGTCTTCGTCGCATTCAACACTGATGAGGTCTCGGGAGGTAGTGGTGGAAGTGAGAGCACAACATCAACCGAAGAAACCTTGGAAGAAGCTCGGCGTATAATGGAGAAATACAAGTAA
- the LOC109727200 gene encoding alcohol dehydrogenase-like isoform X1 — protein sequence MAATAGRVIPCKAAVAWEAGKPLVIERVEVAPPQAMEVRVKIKYTSLCHTDLYFWEAKGQNPLFPRIFGHEAAGIVESVGEGVTDLKKGDHVLPVFTGECKECAHCKSEESNMCDLLRINTDRGVMLSDGNARFFKNGSPIYHFLGTSTFSEYTVIHSGCLAKIDPSAPLDKVCVLSCGISTGLGATLNVAKPKKGSTVAVFGLGAVGLAAAEGARIAGASRIIGVDLNPNRFSEGVLTTFIITTLYLDLLPYAKYPSKSSTMVSAKKFGVTDFVNPKDHGKPVQEVIAEMTNGGVDRSIECTGNINAMISAFECVHDGWGVAVLVGVPSKDDSFKTKPINFLNERTLKGTFFGNYKPRTDLPKVVDMYMKKQLEVEKFITHRLPFSDINKAFDYMINGEGLRCIISLDE from the exons ATGGCGGCCACTGCTGGACGTGTTATTCCCTGCAagg CGGCGGTGGCGTGGGAGGCGGGGAAGCCGCTGGTGATAGAGCGGGTGGAGGTGGCGCCGCCGCAGGCGATGGAGGTGAGGGTGAAGATCAAGTACACCTCCCTCTGCCACACCGATCTCTACTTCTGGGAAGCCAAG GGGCAAAATCCACTATTTCCGCGCATATTCGGCCATGAAGCAGCAGG AATTGTGGAGAGTGTCGGTGAAGGCGTGACGGATCTTAAAAAGGGAGATCACGTACTTCCCGTCTTCACCGGAGAATGCAAGGAGTGCGCGCACTGCAAGTCGGAGGAGAGCAACATGTGCGACCTTCTTAGAATCAACACCGATCGGGGCGTGATGCTTAGCGACGGCAATGCACGGTTCTTCAAGAACGGGAGTCCCATATATCACTTTCTTGGCACATCCACCTTCAGTGAATACACAGTCATCCACTCCGGCTGCCTCGCCAAGATCGACCCCTCCGCTCCGCTCGACAAAGTCTGCGTTCTCAGCTGCGGCATATCAACAG GTTTGGGGGCTACTCTGAATGTTGCTAAACCAAAGAAGGGCTCGACAGTCGCGGTATTTGGGCTGGGAGCTGTGGGTCTTGCA GCTGCGGAAGGTGCAAGAATTGCTGGAGCATCTAGAATCATCGGTGTTGATTTGAATCCCAACAGATTCAGCGAAGGTGTGTTGACTACTTTTATTATAACCACTCTTTATTTAGATCTTCTTCCTTATGCTAAATATCCTTCTAAGTCTTCTACTATGGTTTCAGCCAAGAAATTTGGTGTCACGGATTTCGTCAATCCAAAGGATCATGGCAAACCTGTGCAAGAG GTCATTGCAGAGATGACCAATGGCGGAGTTGACAGGAGTATCGAGTGCACGGGCAACATCAATGCAATGATATCTGCTTTTGAATGTGTTCATGAT GGTTGGGGTGTTGCTGTACTTGTCGGAGTGCCCAGCAAAGATGACTCGTTCAAGACTAAGCCGATAAATTTCCTGAACGAGAGGACTCTGAAAGGAACCTTCTTTGGAAACTACAAGCCTCGAACAGATCTCCCCAAAGTTGTCGATATGTACATGAAGAAG CAACTGGAAGTGGAGAAGTTCATCACTCATAGACTGCCGTTCTCAGATATCAACAAGGCATTTGACTACATGATCAACGGCGAAGGCCTTCGTTGCATCATCAGTTTAGATGAATAG
- the LOC109727199 gene encoding protein LUTEIN DEFICIENT 5, chloroplastic isoform X1 has translation MASINLSSSPILRIPYLPNQYHRNRPFPFTLPSSSSPLSVEATDSSHSRSFRRSRRCAASSSSSNGRGPEDDAAKEVERLREEKRRAELAARIASGEFTVQQPGRWASSVRKLLVGLVLRWASDFGPTEGPEIPQAKGSIQAVGGQAFFLPLYDLFLSYGGIFRLILGPKSFVIVSDPAIAKHILRENSKAYSKGILAEILDFVMGKGLIPADGEIWRVRRRAIVPALHQKYVAAMIGLFGEASNKLCEKLDAAASDGEDVEMESLFSRLTLDIIGKAVFNYEFDSLTHDNGIVEAVYTVLREAELRSTSPIPTWEIPIWKDISPRQNKVKAALKLVNDTLTDLISICKRMVEQEELQFHEEYMNEQDPSILHFLLASGDDVSSKQLRDDLMTLLIAGHETSAAVLTWTFYLLSKEPRVMAKLQDEVDTVLGDRLPTIEDMKKLKYTTRVINESLRLYPQPPVLIRRSLDNDVLGKYPIKRDEDIFISVWNLHRCPKHWDDPESFNPERWPLDGPSPNEINQNFSYLPFGGGPRKCVGDMFATFETVTATAMLVRQFNFQMALDAPPVEMTTGATIHTTEGLKMTVTRRTRPPIIPNLESKVVNVNSVPTVVSEGDQQGEVSTTAHI, from the exons ATGGCGTCGATTaatctctcctcctctcctatACTCCGAATCCCCTATCTTCCTAACCAATACCACCGAAATAGGCCATTTCCCTTCaccctcccctcttcttcttctcctctctctgtGGAGGCGACCGATTCGAGCCACTCTAGAAGCTTCCGCCGCTCGCGGCGGTGCGCcgcgtcgtcctcctcctccaacgGGCGCGGCCCCGAGGACGACGCCGCGAAGGAGGTCGAGAGGCTTCGAGAAGAGAAGCGCCGCGCCGAGCTCGCCGCGCGCATCGCCTCAGGCGAGTTCACCGTCCAGCAACCCGg AAGATGGGCTTCGTCCGTGCGGAAGCTCTTGGTGGGGCTCGTCTTGAGATGGGCCAGCGATTTTGGCCCCACGGAAGGTCCCGAGATCCCGCAGGCGAAGGGGTCGATTCAAGCTGTTGGGGGGCAAGCCTTTTTTCTCCCCCTCTATGATCTTTTCCTCAGTTATGGAGGTATCTTTCGCCTCATCCTTGGTCCCAAG TCTTTTGTGATTGTCTCGGATCCGGCCATAGCGAAGCACATTTTAAGGGAGAATTCTAAAGCTTACTCCAAG GGCATATTAGCGGAGATTCTGGATTTTGTGATGGGAAAGGGTTTGATCCCAGCTGATGGTGAGATTTGGCGTGTTAGGAGGCGTGCAATTGTTCCGGCATTGCATCAGAAg TATGTGGCTGCCATGATTGGCCTCTTCGGAGAAGCTTCAAATAAGCTCTGCGAAAAGTTAGATGCAGCGGCATCAGATGGAGAGGATGTGGAGATGGAATCTCTGTTTTCTCGTTTGACTTTGGATATCATCGGCAAGGCGGTTTTTAATTATGAATTCGATTCATTAACACACGACAACGGGATTGTTGAG GCGGTATACACTGTCCTGCGAGAAGCAGAACTTCGGAGTACTTCTCCAATACCAACTTGGGAAATTCCGATATGGAAAGATATATCCCCTCGGCAGAACAAGGTTAAAGCAGCTCTTAAGTTGGTCAATGATACCCTCACTGATCTAATTTCTATTTGCAAG AGAATGGTAGAGCAAGAAGAGCTGCAATTTCACGAGGAATACATGAATGAGCAAGATCCTAGTATTCTTCACTTCCTGTTGGCATCTGGAGATGAT GTTTCTAGCAAGCAGCTCCGAGATGATCTGATGACGTTGCTCATAGCTGGCCATGAGACATCTGCAGCAGTACTGACGTGGACCTTTTATCTTCTTTCTAAG GAACCGAGAGTTATGGCCAAACTTCAAGATGAG GTTGATACCGTTTTGGGCGATCGCCTCCCAACAATAGAGGACATGAAGAAACTCAAATATACAACTCGTGTGATCAATGAA TCATTGAGACTTTACCCTCAGCCACCAGTCTTGATTCGTCGGTCACTTGACAATGATGTTCTTGGGAAGTACCCCATTAAAAG GGATGAAGATATATTCATTTCAGTATGGAACCTCCACCGGTGTCCTAAGCATTGGGATGATCCTGAGAGTTTCAATCCTGAAAGATGGCCTCTAGATGGACCATCACCTAATGagataaatcaaaatttcag CTACTTACCGTTTGGTGGTGGGCCAAGGAAGTGTGTTGGGGACATGTTCGCTACTTTCGAG aCCGTCACAGCAACTGCGATGCTTGTGAGACAATTCAACTTTCAAATGGCCCTAGATGCACCCCCT GTGGAGATGACAACAGGGGCCACCATCCACACAACTGAAGGCTTAAAAATGACTGTTACGCGAAGGACACGACCTCCCATAATCCCAAACTTGGAGAGTAAAGTAGTCAATGTTAATTCTGTTCCCACAGTTGTTTCAGAAGGGGACCAACAAGGTGAAGTCTCTACAACAGCTCATATTTGA
- the LOC109727199 gene encoding protein LUTEIN DEFICIENT 5, chloroplastic isoform X2, with product MASINLSSSPILRIPYLPNQYHRNRPFPFTLPSSSSPLSVEATDSSHSRSFRRSRRCAASSSSSNGRGPEDDAAKEVERLREEKRRAELAARIASGEFTVQQPGWASSVRKLLVGLVLRWASDFGPTEGPEIPQAKGSIQAVGGQAFFLPLYDLFLSYGGIFRLILGPKSFVIVSDPAIAKHILRENSKAYSKGILAEILDFVMGKGLIPADGEIWRVRRRAIVPALHQKYVAAMIGLFGEASNKLCEKLDAAASDGEDVEMESLFSRLTLDIIGKAVFNYEFDSLTHDNGIVEAVYTVLREAELRSTSPIPTWEIPIWKDISPRQNKVKAALKLVNDTLTDLISICKRMVEQEELQFHEEYMNEQDPSILHFLLASGDDVSSKQLRDDLMTLLIAGHETSAAVLTWTFYLLSKEPRVMAKLQDEVDTVLGDRLPTIEDMKKLKYTTRVINESLRLYPQPPVLIRRSLDNDVLGKYPIKRDEDIFISVWNLHRCPKHWDDPESFNPERWPLDGPSPNEINQNFSYLPFGGGPRKCVGDMFATFETVTATAMLVRQFNFQMALDAPPVEMTTGATIHTTEGLKMTVTRRTRPPIIPNLESKVVNVNSVPTVVSEGDQQGEVSTTAHI from the exons ATGGCGTCGATTaatctctcctcctctcctatACTCCGAATCCCCTATCTTCCTAACCAATACCACCGAAATAGGCCATTTCCCTTCaccctcccctcttcttcttctcctctctctgtGGAGGCGACCGATTCGAGCCACTCTAGAAGCTTCCGCCGCTCGCGGCGGTGCGCcgcgtcgtcctcctcctccaacgGGCGCGGCCCCGAGGACGACGCCGCGAAGGAGGTCGAGAGGCTTCGAGAAGAGAAGCGCCGCGCCGAGCTCGCCGCGCGCATCGCCTCAGGCGAGTTCACCGTCCAGCAACCCGg ATGGGCTTCGTCCGTGCGGAAGCTCTTGGTGGGGCTCGTCTTGAGATGGGCCAGCGATTTTGGCCCCACGGAAGGTCCCGAGATCCCGCAGGCGAAGGGGTCGATTCAAGCTGTTGGGGGGCAAGCCTTTTTTCTCCCCCTCTATGATCTTTTCCTCAGTTATGGAGGTATCTTTCGCCTCATCCTTGGTCCCAAG TCTTTTGTGATTGTCTCGGATCCGGCCATAGCGAAGCACATTTTAAGGGAGAATTCTAAAGCTTACTCCAAG GGCATATTAGCGGAGATTCTGGATTTTGTGATGGGAAAGGGTTTGATCCCAGCTGATGGTGAGATTTGGCGTGTTAGGAGGCGTGCAATTGTTCCGGCATTGCATCAGAAg TATGTGGCTGCCATGATTGGCCTCTTCGGAGAAGCTTCAAATAAGCTCTGCGAAAAGTTAGATGCAGCGGCATCAGATGGAGAGGATGTGGAGATGGAATCTCTGTTTTCTCGTTTGACTTTGGATATCATCGGCAAGGCGGTTTTTAATTATGAATTCGATTCATTAACACACGACAACGGGATTGTTGAG GCGGTATACACTGTCCTGCGAGAAGCAGAACTTCGGAGTACTTCTCCAATACCAACTTGGGAAATTCCGATATGGAAAGATATATCCCCTCGGCAGAACAAGGTTAAAGCAGCTCTTAAGTTGGTCAATGATACCCTCACTGATCTAATTTCTATTTGCAAG AGAATGGTAGAGCAAGAAGAGCTGCAATTTCACGAGGAATACATGAATGAGCAAGATCCTAGTATTCTTCACTTCCTGTTGGCATCTGGAGATGAT GTTTCTAGCAAGCAGCTCCGAGATGATCTGATGACGTTGCTCATAGCTGGCCATGAGACATCTGCAGCAGTACTGACGTGGACCTTTTATCTTCTTTCTAAG GAACCGAGAGTTATGGCCAAACTTCAAGATGAG GTTGATACCGTTTTGGGCGATCGCCTCCCAACAATAGAGGACATGAAGAAACTCAAATATACAACTCGTGTGATCAATGAA TCATTGAGACTTTACCCTCAGCCACCAGTCTTGATTCGTCGGTCACTTGACAATGATGTTCTTGGGAAGTACCCCATTAAAAG GGATGAAGATATATTCATTTCAGTATGGAACCTCCACCGGTGTCCTAAGCATTGGGATGATCCTGAGAGTTTCAATCCTGAAAGATGGCCTCTAGATGGACCATCACCTAATGagataaatcaaaatttcag CTACTTACCGTTTGGTGGTGGGCCAAGGAAGTGTGTTGGGGACATGTTCGCTACTTTCGAG aCCGTCACAGCAACTGCGATGCTTGTGAGACAATTCAACTTTCAAATGGCCCTAGATGCACCCCCT GTGGAGATGACAACAGGGGCCACCATCCACACAACTGAAGGCTTAAAAATGACTGTTACGCGAAGGACACGACCTCCCATAATCCCAAACTTGGAGAGTAAAGTAGTCAATGTTAATTCTGTTCCCACAGTTGTTTCAGAAGGGGACCAACAAGGTGAAGTCTCTACAACAGCTCATATTTGA
- the LOC109727203 gene encoding uncharacterized protein LOC109727203 isoform X2 — MACTTTFHFPCARSTSPSFNFNQYNPSNPSSATPHSRTKTSVKSRASAFPTGSIRLELDENPEGIISGEWPENFSLLSYDDLRVYLESQAPSENDQSRRLAVLSSVMSSPVWTAKAEQTLEEINHHFDCISGIPVVDGELQCVGIISKKDKAKASNGLRTRIGEMMTTPVITLPAEKTVTDAAALMLKRKIHRIPIVNDKNQVIGIVTRTDVLRGLEALLV; from the exons ATGGCGTGCACCACCACATTCCATTTCCCTTGTGCAAGATCCACCTCCCCCTCGTTTAATTTCAATCAGTACAACCCTAGCAACCCGAGCTCCGCGACGCCGCACTCGCGTACCAAAACATCGGTAAAGAGCCGAGCGTCGGCGTTTCCGACCGGGAGTATTCGGCTGGAGCTCGACGAGAATCCGGAGGGAATTATCTCGGGCGAATGGCCGGAGAACTTCTCCCTCCTCAGCTACGATGACCTCCGAGTCTATCTCGAGTCCCAGGCCCCAAGTGAGAATGATCAG TCGCGGCGGTTGGCGGTTCTTAGTTCGGTCATGTCGAGTCCGGTATGGACGGCTAAGGCGGAGCAGACACTTGAGGAGATCAACCATCACTTCGACTGCATCTCGGGGATTCCGGTGGTCGACGGCGAGCTGCAATGTGTTGGAATCATCTCCAAGAAAGACAAGGCTAAAGCCTCAAATGGg TTGAGAACAAGAATTGGTGAGATGATGACAACTCCTGTAATCACTTTACCTGCTGAGAAAACTGTCACGG ATGCTGCAGCTCTAATGCTCAAGAGGAAGATCCATAGGATACCAATAGTAAATGATAAAAACCAAGTCATAG GTATAGTTACGCGCACCGATGTTCTGCGAGGGCTTGAAGCCTTGCTGGTGTAG